The following are from one region of the Nicotiana tabacum cultivar K326 chromosome 3, ASM71507v2, whole genome shotgun sequence genome:
- the LOC107812855 gene encoding xyloglucan glycosyltransferase 4-like: MAPSSVVVTIENPKSISLVEINDLNSPAFRDKNKAANPKRFTKVLLLKAQRTLGCIPWLANSLCTTFASVKKRIALSDKNDEDPKYRGKLYRFIRAFLAISVVALFIEIFAYFNQWQLNLVNPWEVQSLWQWTYMAWISFRVDYIAPTLASLTTFCIVLFLIQSVDRLLLCLGCFWIKLRKIKPIISEDASDPEDGSNFPMVLVQIPMCNEKEVFAQSIGAVCQLDWPKERFLVQVLDDSDDEVLQQMIRNECLSWKEKGVNIIYRHRFIRTGYKAGNLKSAMACDYVQDYEFVAIFDADFQPNPDFLKLTVPHFKGKPDVGLVQARWTFVNKDENLLTRLQNINLCFHFEVEQQVNGHYLNFFGFNGTAGVWRIKALEESGGWLERTTVEDMDIAVRAHLCGWKFIYVDDVRALCELPESYEAYKKQQHRWHSGPMQLFRLCLPSILKSKISVWKKANLIFLFFLLRKLILPFYSFTLFCIILPLTMFIPEAELPPWVICYIPIVMSILNILPSPKSFPFLMPYLLFENTMSVTKFNAMVSGLFQLGSAYEWVVTKKTGRASESDLVALAERESKNMNEEKISRRLSESGLELFGKLKEHEEVPKKKKANKIYRKELALAFLLLTAAARSLLSAQGIHFYYLLFQGLTFLIVGLDLIGEQVS; this comes from the exons ATGGCACCAAGCTCTGTAGTTGTCACTATAGAGAATCCAAAGAGCATTTCTTTAGTTGAAATCAATGATTTGAATTCACCAGCTTTTAGGGATAAAAACAAGGCTGCAAATCCGAAAAGATTTACTAAAGTTCTCCTTCTCAAAGCCCAAAGAACTCTTGGTTGTATTCCTTGGTTAGCTAATAGTTTGTGCACTACTTTTGCTTCTGTTAAAAAAAGGATTGCTTTATCAGATAAGAATGATGAAGACCCTAAATACAGGGGAAAATTGTACAGATTTATTAGAGCTTTTCTTGCTATTTCAGTGGTGGCTTTGTTTATTGAAATATTTGCTTATTTCAATCAGTGGCAGTTAAATTTGGTTAATCCTTGGGAAGTTCAAAGCCTTTGGCAATGGACTTATATGGCTTGGATTTCTTTTAGAGTTGATTATATTGCTCCTACCCTTGCTTCACTTACTACATTTTGCATTGTGCTTTTCCTCATTCAATCCGTAGATCGACTACTTCTTTGCCTTGGTTGTTTCTGGATCAAGTTAAGGAAAATCAAGCCAATTATCAGTGAAGATGCAAGTGATCCTGAGGATGGATCCAATTTCCCTATGGTTCTTGTACAGATTCCTATGTGCAATGAAAAAGAG GTTTTCGCGCAATCAATAGGAGCTGTTTGTCAGCTGGATTGGCCAAAAGAAAGATTCTTGGTCCAAGTATTGGATGATTCAGATGATGAAGTGCTGCAGCAAATGATCAGGAATGAATGTTTATCTTGGAAAGAGAAAGGGGTCAATATCATCTACAGACATCGATTCATTCGAACTGGTTACAAAGCTGGAAATCTTAAATCAGCTATGGCTTGTGACTATGTTCAGGACTATGAATTTGTTGCAATTTTTGATGCGGATTTCCAACCGAATCCTGATTTCCTTAAATTGACAGTACCTCATTTTAAG GGAAAGCCGGATGTTGGACTAGTTCAAGCACGATGGACTTTCGTTAATAAGGACGAAAACTTACTTACTAGGCTTCAGAACATCAACTTGTGCTTTCATTTTGAGGTGGAGCAGCAAGTAAATGGTCACTATCTCAATTTCTTTGGATTCAATGGAACAGCTGGTGTTTGGAGAATTAAGGCTTTGGAGGAATCCGGAGGTTGGTTGGAACGAACAACTGTAGAGGACATGGATATCGCCGTCAGAGCACACTTGTGTGGCTGGAAATTTATCTATGTTGATGACGTAAGGGCGCTTTGTGAGTTGCCAGAATCATATGAAGCTTACAAAAAGCAGCAGCACCGTTGGCATTCTGGTCCAATGCAGCTCTTTAGACTATGTCTTCCTTCAATCTTGAAGTCCAAG ATCTCTGTCTGGAAGAAGGCCAACCTGATATTCCTATTCTTTCTTCTAAGGAAGCTGATATTACCTTTTTACTCATTCACACTGTTCTGTATTATACTTCCACTAACAATGTTCATACCAGAAGCCGAGTTACCCCCTTGGGTGATCTGTTATATCCCTATAGTCATGTCCATTTTGAACATCCTTCCATCGCCAAAGTCTTTCCCTTTCCTAATGCCATACCTTCTATTCGAGAACACAATGTCCGTGACAAAATTCAATGCCATGGTGTCGGGGCTATTTCAGTTAGGCAGCGCCTACGAATGGGTAGTCACCAAGAAAACAGGTAGAGCATCTGAGTCGGACTTAGTAGCACTTGCTGAGAGGGAATCGAAGAATATGAACGAAGAGAAAATTTCAAGAAGGTTGTCTGAATCTGGTCTAGAACTATTCGGAAAATTAAAAGAACACGAAGAGGTGCCCAAGAAAAAGAAGGCAAACAAAATCTACAGGAAGGAATTAGCACTTGCTTTTCTTTTGCTCACTGCAGCTGCAAGAAGTCTGTTATCTGCACAGGGCATACATTTCTATTACTTGCTGTTTCAAGGTTTAACTTTTCTTATAGTTGGCTTGGATTTAATTGGAGAACAAGTCAGCTAA